One Streptomyces sp. 840.1 genomic window, CCTGCGCGACGTCTGCGCCGGACTCGGCATCACCGTCCACGAGAACACCGCCGTCACCCGCGTCGACGCCGACCACGTGACCACCGCCGACGGCACCTCCGTCCCGGCCGCGGTCACCGTGTGGACCACCGGCTTCGCCGTCCACCCGATCGCGAGGGCCACCACCCTGGAGGTCTCCGACACCGGCCAGATCGTGGTCGACGCGACCATGCGCTCGGTCTCCCACCCGGACGTCTACGCCGTGGGCGACGCGGCGATGGCGATGGGCCCAGGCGACAAACCCCTGCGCATGTCCTGCGCCTCGGGCACCCCCGCCGCCTGGCACGCCGCGGACACCCTCGCGGCACGCCTGACCGGCGGCAAGCTCCCGAACGCCTCGCTGCGCTACTTCAACCAGTGCATCTCCCTGGGCCGCAAGGAGGGCCTGATCCAGTACGTCACCGCCGACGACCGCGCGGTCCGGGCAGCCCTGACCGGACGGCTCGCCGCCCTCTACAAGGAACTGGTCTGTAAGGGCGCGGCCTGGGGCGTCGCCAACCCCACCCTCGGCATGCCGACCCGCCGCCGGCCGGTCGTCGGGTCGGGCACCCGCGCCCAGGAACCCTCGGCCGTCGACGCGGAGGCCTGAGCTGCGGCGCGGCGGGCCCGTGCCGGGCCCAGGGGCTCCAACGCCTCTGCGCCCGGCATCACCCGCCGGCCCGAGGAGCTGTCGCTGTCGACGTCCGGGCTCCGCACCGGTCAGGTCAGGTCAGGTCAGGTCAGGTCAGGTCAGGTCAGGTCAGGTCAGGGTCGCGCCGAGCACCGGTACGCCCACGCTGCGCCCCGGTGAACTCGTACAGCAGCACCTCGTCCACGAGCCGGTTCGTGTACAGACGGCGGGTGTCCCTCTCCCCGAGGTTCTCCAGGGCGGCGAGCACCAGCCCGGGGTCCGTCGCGGCGGCCGAACGCAACTGGACGACCTCCTCCCGGGTCAGCCCTTCGACGCCGTACGACGGACCGTCGGCGCACACCACGGCCCACGGCTCCCCCGCATCGGCCACAGCGCGACGGAAGGCCCCGGGCGGGTCCGTACGCCCATGAGCCACCGGCTCCTCCCGGTCACGCGCCAGAGCGACGGTGATCCAGGCCGCCGGGCGGACCGGCCGCCATCCGGGGGCCAGACCGCAGAGCTCGGCGGCGATGTCACGGGCGTCGAGGCCGCGGTCGATGAGCGGGCGCAGCGCGTACGCGAGGCGGCGCAGCCCCTCGTGCTGGGTCCAGGCGACGAGCGGCCGCACCTGCCGGGCGACGGCGATGTCACGGGCGACCCGTAACGGGGACCGCCGCGTCGCGCGGCCGGGCGTCGCGCGCCCGCGCGAGGTGTGGTTCGTGCGCGGGGTGTAGTTCACCCTCCCACTCACATCAGCCGTGCGTACGTTGTGGCGGGGCCCGGAAGAATGGGGCGCACGCCCGCCTGGACTGCGGTTTTCCACAGGCGAGTTGCCCACGGGCCGGGAGTCCACCCGCGCCGCCTCCACCGCACGCTCCCGGCCGGCGTCCGTCAGCCCGCACACCCGCGCCTCATGACCGGCGCCCTCCAGGCGGTGGCCCATCGCCGAGTCGTACACGGGCGGAATGGTCGCGGCGTAGACCGTCGCCGTGCCCGCGTACCGACGCCCGGACAGGTGCAGATTCCGTTTCGACCCGTGCCGCCGCCAGACCAGCGCCCCCAGCTCTCGCAACACGCGGACGTGCCGCTTCACCGTGGCCACCGACACCCCGCACCGGGTGGCGGTGCCCTCCAGGTCGTACAGCACGAAGCCGAGCCGGTAGTCCATCCGCCCGGCCAGGTCGCGCGCGACGGCCAGCGTCGTCGCCCCCGCCCGGCGGTGCAGGCCCGCCTCGACGAGCCACACCACCGCACGCAGCCACGCAGGCGGCCGGGCCCTCCGGGAGGGCGTCGTATCGAGCTCCTGAAGGATGCGGGGTACGGGGATCCGGTCCGGATCAGGGCATGACGGAGAAGCGCAGCACGAAGCCGCGCCGTTGGGGTGGCGCATCACAGTCCGTGGGGTGAGGGGCGGCCGGAGGGGCCGCAGAAGGTCACAGCTGGGCGGGGCCGTTCGGCCGGCTCAAGGCGTGGGAGTGGTCACCACGCGGGGGTTGGCCCTACGATCGAACGCGAATCCTTCTCTTCACATGGGTGGATTTCGGATCGGCGGGGTGATGACCCGCTGGTCACCACGGCCGGGCGGTCTCTACACCGCTCGGCCGTTCTTATCCGGCGGCAGGCCCCTGTGCTTCCCGATCGGCCCTGCGCCGTTGCGCTCCGCTCTGGCCCTTGCCGATCTGCTGGGCACGGGCGGCCGAGACCCCTCCGAGGAGTTGCCCGATTTCCCTCCATGTCCTGCCTTGCTCCTTCAGGGCGTTGACACGCTGCTGCCGCAGCTCTCGCAGCTTCGTCTGATAGCCGGGCCAGCTCTCCAACGCCCGCGACACGGCCAAGGCGCAAGCCTCGTCGTCCTCGATGTCCTTGAATGCCGCGATGGCTTCCATCAGGCGTTTCACCTCCTTGACCTGCTCGGAGTCATTCGCCATCCCCGCGCTCCCTCCTGCGGTGCGGCCCACACGACTGTAAACCCCGGGCTTGACGCAATCAACCCCGGGGTTTAACTTCGTTCTCGCGAGGCCGACCAACGGTCCCGTAGCAACAGAACGGCCCCGGCCCGGAGTTCGCACCTCCATGTGGCCGGGGCCAGTCAGAAACCTGAGATCACCAGGAGACCGACCATGCGCCATCCTTCCACCCCGGACCCCGCACCCGACAGGCGGCTCGTCACGCTGCCTCCACTCCCCACGCTGTCCACCGAGCAGCAGCGAGGCGTGCACTGCGTCTTCTGCGGTACGAGCCTGCACACAGGCGCGGTCCGCGACCTCGGTCCACGACTGGTCGAGGCGCACGGATCGGTGGTCCGCTGGTTTCCGCGCAGCTGTCCGTCCTGCCCGGGGGAGCAGGAATGCCGCTGATGTGCGACCGGTGCGGGAAGCCGATCGCCGCCGGAGAGGAGGAGCGCGCAGCGATCCACGGGGCGTCGGGGCCGGGCGGCACGATCATCGTGCACGCGGCGTACTGCCTCGCCCCACGGTCACGCCCAGCCACTGCGCATCGCGCATAGGACACGACAGCGGACGGGGCGACAGGACTGGTCGCCTCGGGCTCCGAGGCAGCCCATGTCCACCACCGGCCCTGTAACTCTGCTGAAGGAATGGCCCTGTTCTCCGTCACCGGCGCGGTGCTCGCCGATGCCGGCCCCTCCGCGCCACCCGAGCCTCGGACCGACCGCGTCCCACACCCCGCCATCGCCACCAGCACTACAGCCGTCAGGCCCGCTGCACGCACCACCCCGGCATAGCAGCCGACGCGACATGAGCGGACGCCTTATCCACGGGTATGGAACCAGGCGGGCAACGCGAGAGGCCCCCAGGATTGCTCCTGGGGGCCTCTCGCCTGCTGTGCACTCGGCAGGATTCGAACCTGCAACCTTCTGATCCGTAGTCAGATGCTCTATCCGTTAAGCTACGAGTGCTTGGCGTCCTGGGCTTTTCTGCCCCGTCGGCGTTGCGAGAACAACATTACATGACCTGCGGCGTCACGCGAAATCCATTAGCCGTACCGCTGCTGAGCTGCGAGAACACCGGTTCGAGGCGTCCCCGATCGACCTCGCCGCAAGCTGTTCCGGCCCGGGAACGACCGAAGCCCCGGCCAGTGGCTCGGGGCTTCGGTGATCACGCGGAGGCGGAGGGATTTGAACCCTCGATGGGCTTTAAGACCCAAACCGCATTAGCAGTGCGGCGCCATAGACCGGACTAGGCGACGCCTCCAGCACACCCACGCGAGCGCGGGTGGTGCGTGCAGATGATGACACAGCTGCTCGCCGTGTCACCAATCGGTGCCTACGGTACTAGGCAGTCGGCCGCGAGGGCAAAGTGCCTGCGGTTGCGCAACGCCGTGGCGTGCGAAGCGTTAGTCATGCGGGGGCGCCGCCCCCTCCGTTCCCCTCGGTCGCCGGCCACCGCCGCCGGCGTGCACGACCACAGGAGCCCGCATGCTGCGTCGCCTCGCCCTCACCACTGTCGTGTCCCTCGCCGTACTGTCCGCAGCCGCCCCCGGCGCCCTGGCTTCGGAGGGTCCGCTGCCCCGGCCGTTGCTGCCGCTGCCGCTGCTCCAGGGCGCGGACGGCCCGACGCACCTGACCGTGGTCGTCTCGGGGTCCGGTGACCCGGCGGCGGACGGCAGCTACGAGCTGGAGTGCGAGCCGGCGGGCGGCAGCCACCCCGTGGCGCAGCAGGCCTGCGACCGGCTGGCGCAGCTGCCCGGCGAGCGCACGGACCCGTTCACGCCGGTGTCCCGGGACGCCATGTGCACGCAGCAGTTCGGCGGGCAGGCCACCGCCCGGATCACCGGTAGCTGGCGGGGGCGAAGCATTGATGCCGCGTTCGACCGGAGCAACGGGTGCGAGATCGGGCGCTGGAACAACCTGCGTCCGGTGCTCCCGAACGTCCGCTGAGCAGCGGCTGCACGGGGCGCGGGAGGGCGCGCGGGGGCACGTAATGGGCCAGAGTCGTGCACCGTATGTACAGAACCTTGGTGAGAGCTCCCCCTCATCCGCCGCCCCTTGCCCCTCCCCTGCCTTTAGACTCCTTCAGTGACAGCCTGAGGCCCGAGGGGCAAGATGGGGCCGCTGTCGGCAAGGTGCAGTAATCAGGGAGGAAGCGTCGTCGTGAGCAGCAGGCCATCCCGAGGCGCTGCTCGCCTCGCAGCCATACTCGACGCCCTGCCGGACGGGCTCCTGCTCGTCAACTGCAACGGCACGGTCGTCAACGCCAACACCATCGCCCTCGAAATGTTCGAGACGCCGGGCACCGCGCTCGTCGGACGCGGACTGCTCGATCTGCTGCCGGAGTTCGACTCCAAGCTGATCCCGGGGTCGATGCGGAGGCCAGAGGCTGCGGACGAGCGGGGCCGTACCAAGCCCACGCGGATGACCGCGCGGCGGACCGACGGCAACGAGTACCCCGTCGAGGTGACGAGCGCCAGCCTGGAGGACGGGCAGGCCGCGTACAACGACGTCCAGGTGAGCTACAACGGCACCTATACGGGTGACGAACTGCTGATGCTCGTCGT contains:
- a CDS encoding NAD(P)/FAD-dependent oxidoreductase, encoding MQHRIIVLGAGYAGAVAAGRLAKRLRREDVAITLVNAEPDFVERVRMHQLATGQNLRPRPFREMFAGTGVELKLAEVTAVDVDRRTVTVTDADSAEAQELAYDSLVYALGSHWNTHGVPGTAEHAHEIAGRPGALRLRERLARLEAGEPVVVVGGGLTGLEAATEIAEARPDLDVALAARGSLGDWLSPKGRGHLRDVCAGLGITVHENTAVTRVDADHVTTADGTSVPAAVTVWTTGFAVHPIARATTLEVSDTGQIVVDATMRSVSHPDVYAVGDAAMAMGPGDKPLRMSCASGTPAAWHAADTLAARLTGGKLPNASLRYFNQCISLGRKEGLIQYVTADDRAVRAALTGRLAALYKELVCKGAAWGVANPTLGMPTRRRPVVGSGTRAQEPSAVDAEA
- a CDS encoding cell wall protein, translating into MVWLVEAGLHRRAGATTLAVARDLAGRMDYRLGFVLYDLEGTATRCGVSVATVKRHVRVLRELGALVWRRHGSKRNLHLSGRRYAGTATVYAATIPPVYDSAMGHRLEGAGHEARVCGLTDAGRERAVEAARVDSRPVGNSPVENRSPGGRAPHSSGPRHNVRTADVSGRVNYTPRTNHTSRGRATPGRATRRSPLRVARDIAVARQVRPLVAWTQHEGLRRLAYALRPLIDRGLDARDIAAELCGLAPGWRPVRPAAWITVALARDREEPVAHGRTDPPGAFRRAVADAGEPWAVVCADGPSYGVEGLTREEVVQLRSAAATDPGLVLAALENLGERDTRRLYTNRLVDEVLLYEFTGAQRGRTGARRDPDLT
- a CDS encoding SSI family serine proteinase inhibitor, which produces MLRRLALTTVVSLAVLSAAAPGALASEGPLPRPLLPLPLLQGADGPTHLTVVVSGSGDPAADGSYELECEPAGGSHPVAQQACDRLAQLPGERTDPFTPVSRDAMCTQQFGGQATARITGSWRGRSIDAAFDRSNGCEIGRWNNLRPVLPNVR